The following coding sequences lie in one Glycine max cultivar Williams 82 chromosome 19, Glycine_max_v4.0, whole genome shotgun sequence genomic window:
- the LOC102664952 gene encoding uncharacterized protein isoform X2, with protein sequence MWINGAKPEVSVNSYYRKSTVLTTYSFIVYPCNGPNLWPPLQTPVMLPPIMRKAHGRPKKARNKKNDESTKRPNLARQSRSVVCKNCRTIGHNRRACKGKTSTDRIIPKEGNKILFDFHKCCKNCRTIGHNRRTCKGKTSADITIPKGGNKNLKRQSPCPTPVAAKKQKIGPSTSQTTSAGHQRGGNTNETQQSRIS encoded by the exons ATGTGGATCAATGGTGCAAAACCAGAAGTCAGTGTGAATTCTTATTATAG GAAATCTACTGTATTGACCACCTATTCATTTATTGTGTACCCGTGCAATGGACCCAACTTATGGCCTCCTCTCCAAACACCAGTGATGCTTCCACCTATCATGAGGAAAGCTCATGGAAGACCAAAGAAAGCAAGGaacaagaaaaatgatgagtCTACCAAGAGGCCCAACCTAGCAAGACAGTCGAGATCAGTAGTTTGTAAAAATTGTCGCACAATTGGACACAACAGAAGGGCATGCAAAGGAAAGACATCTACAGATAGGATCATTCCAAAAGAGGGAAATAAGATACTTTTTGACTTCCATAAGTGTTGTAAAAATTGTCGCACAATTGGACACAATAGAAGGACATGTAAAGGAAAGACATCTGCAGATATAACCATTCCAAAAGGGGGAAATAAG AACTTGAAGAGACAATCGCCATGTCCCACCCCTGTTGcagcaaagaaacaaaaaattggtCCAAGCACAAGTCAGACCACATCTGCAGGACATCAAAGAGGTGGCAACACCAATGAAACACAACAATCACGAATCAGTTAA
- the LOC102670076 gene encoding uncharacterized protein — MERSSSSYTFEARSHVLCLCNVEAPLVTSWTEDNPGMRFYRCGLYKVTGRKGYNYFEWHDLVANIRQKKIIVALMKKVDELKLREKDLQSRIRDMKMKEKILGIVLVVSWIVIVELLNWYSVKVVECFVYPSLQVHQL; from the exons ATGGAGAGGAGTTCCTCATCGTACACCTTCGAGGCCCGAAGTCACGTGTTGTGTCTCTGTAATGTAGAGGCTCCACTGGTGACATCGTGGACCGAGGATAATCCAGGGATGCGTTTCTATAGATGTGGTCTATACaag GTTACAGGTAGGAAAGGCTATAATTATTTTGAGTGGCACGATCTAGTTGCCAACATTCGTCAGAAGAAGATCATTGTAGCATTGATGAAGAAAGttgatgaattgaagttgaGGGAAAAGGACTTGCAAAGCAGGATCAGGGACATgaagatgaaggaaaaaatTTTAGGGATTGTTTTGGTTGTGTCTTGG ATTGTAATTGTGGAATTGTTGAATTG GTACAGTGTTAAGGTTGTAGAGTGCTTTGTGTATCCTTCATTACAGGTCCATCAGCTCTAA